Proteins co-encoded in one Saprospira grandis genomic window:
- a CDS encoding glucosaminidase domain-containing protein — translation MKILFWAILLLSAPGLIAQRISVEDYIASYKNIAVREMQRTGIPASITLAQGIHESGAGNSNLAKEANNHFGIKCASDWQGEKFYKWDDESVESCFRVYENAEASFVDHSAILTKRKRYASLFELDKEDYAGWAKGLRKAGYASDPKYPDKLIATIEKHQLQQFDLEMQPLTISDELDSTPVDPSIFATPEPFERQLRRQQKSPLFLSYKKGIFRQNKSSYVIAKAGESALEVANRFGLPYAKFLRFNDLVDGDQLIDYQYCYIQPKKSRYREKKEEHLVKNDESMYEIAQFYGLPLDKLYERNLMQEGQEPANGEFILLGRKAAGPPKIRARKLPNWENVNLVPIISPKDSTTAPAKEEFKAPELVINQPTYPEQIYQDSLNTNTSPDGRDLKIPELKQDSPKTEVPSFPTFGPETPQKEEPKGSGLPDQPITKLGELPPLPPALDKPPLINGEYIHEVQAEETLYSIGLKYGLKWQEIQKFNKLKSNNLYKGQKLKIPLAQ, via the coding sequence TTGGGCCATTTTGCTATTGAGCGCGCCCGGCCTAATTGCGCAGCGCATTAGCGTAGAAGATTATATTGCTAGCTATAAAAATATTGCGGTAAGAGAAATGCAGCGAACGGGGATTCCCGCTAGCATTACCTTGGCCCAGGGCATTCATGAATCGGGGGCAGGAAACAGCAATTTGGCCAAAGAAGCCAACAACCATTTTGGGATTAAATGCGCCTCGGACTGGCAGGGCGAAAAATTTTATAAATGGGATGATGAGTCGGTAGAATCTTGCTTTCGGGTTTATGAAAATGCAGAGGCTTCTTTTGTGGACCATAGTGCCATTTTGACCAAAAGAAAGCGCTATGCCAGCCTTTTTGAACTCGATAAAGAGGATTATGCAGGCTGGGCCAAGGGCCTGCGCAAGGCGGGTTATGCCAGCGACCCTAAGTATCCAGATAAGCTTATTGCCACCATTGAAAAGCACCAATTGCAGCAATTTGACTTGGAAATGCAGCCCCTAACAATTAGTGATGAGCTAGACAGTACGCCCGTAGATCCGAGTATTTTTGCCACCCCCGAACCCTTTGAGCGCCAACTGCGGCGACAGCAAAAAAGTCCCCTCTTTTTAAGCTACAAAAAGGGCATTTTTCGGCAAAATAAAAGCTCTTATGTCATTGCTAAAGCAGGAGAATCGGCCCTAGAAGTGGCCAACCGCTTTGGACTGCCCTATGCCAAATTCCTTCGGTTCAATGACCTAGTAGATGGCGATCAACTCATTGACTATCAGTATTGCTATATTCAGCCTAAAAAGAGTAGATACCGAGAAAAAAAAGAAGAGCATCTGGTCAAGAATGATGAGAGCATGTATGAAATTGCTCAATTTTATGGCCTGCCCCTAGACAAGCTCTACGAGCGCAACCTCATGCAAGAAGGGCAAGAGCCCGCCAATGGCGAATTCATTTTATTGGGCCGAAAAGCAGCGGGACCGCCAAAAATTAGAGCTCGTAAACTCCCTAATTGGGAGAATGTCAATTTGGTCCCTATCATTAGCCCCAAAGACAGCACAACAGCTCCAGCCAAAGAAGAATTTAAGGCTCCAGAGCTGGTCATCAACCAACCCACCTATCCCGAGCAGATTTATCAGGATTCTCTAAATACCAATACAAGCCCTGATGGCCGCGACCTGAAGATTCCAGAACTGAAGCAAGATAGCCCCAAAACCGAAGTACCGAGTTTTCCAACTTTTGGTCCAGAAACGCCCCAAAAAGAAGAGCCAAAAGGCAGCGGATTACCTGATCAACCCATTACAAAACTGGGCGAGCTCCCGCCCCTGCCGCCAGCCCTAGACAAGCCGCCGCTCATCAATGGCGAGTATATCCATGAGGTACAGGCAGAAGAAACTCTCTATTCTATTGGATTAAAGTATGGTCTCAAGTGGCAAGAAATCCAAAAATTTAATAAATTGAAGTCAAACAACTTGTACAAAGGCCAAAAGCTGAAGATTCCCCTTGCCCAATAA
- a CDS encoding RDD family protein, giving the protein MKTIEITTAQKVSIQYELAPLGSRISAFMIDMLVLIGLMIILNLIGGLVIDGEAYMYFVILVILPTLLFYTLASEILLNGQTLGKRAVGLRIIKLNGEPAEAFDYVLRWAFRFIDIWGSAGSVASLMISSSGHSQRMGDLLSGSTVVRTKASRQFRLEDILSLAKKEDYEPKYPEVLSLSEQDMLFVKRVLDRHKKYKNEAHKQVILDLSEHLAQQLEVPLLKNRLDFLRQLLLDYIVLTR; this is encoded by the coding sequence ATGAAAACGATTGAAATTACCACGGCCCAAAAAGTGAGCATCCAGTACGAGCTGGCTCCTCTGGGCAGCCGCATATCGGCCTTTATGATTGATATGCTCGTGCTCATTGGCCTGATGATTATCCTCAATCTCATTGGGGGGCTGGTCATTGATGGGGAGGCTTATATGTACTTTGTCATCCTCGTCATCCTCCCCACCCTCTTGTTTTACACCTTGGCCTCCGAGATCTTACTCAATGGCCAAACCCTAGGCAAAAGGGCCGTGGGGCTGCGCATCATCAAGCTCAATGGAGAGCCCGCCGAAGCCTTTGATTATGTGCTGCGTTGGGCCTTCCGCTTCATCGATATTTGGGGCTCGGCGGGCTCGGTGGCTAGCCTCATGATTTCGTCCTCTGGGCATAGCCAACGCATGGGCGATCTCCTATCGGGCAGTACGGTGGTGCGCACCAAAGCAAGCCGACAGTTTCGCCTTGAAGATATTCTCTCTTTGGCCAAAAAGGAAGATTATGAACCCAAATACCCCGAGGTCCTCAGTCTGAGCGAGCAAGATATGCTCTTTGTCAAAAGAGTGCTCGACCGCCATAAAAAATATAAAAATGAGGCCCACAAACAGGTCATTCTAGACCTAAGTGAGCATCTGGCCCAACAACTAGAGGTGCCATTGCTCAAAAACCGCCTCGACTTTCTGCGCCAACTCCTCCTCGATTATATCGTGCTGACCCGCTAA
- a CDS encoding PhoH family protein, which translates to MATSEILFILENVELIDFYGQNDSKLALLQASYPDLKITPRGNTVRISGEKQRVQEVKHKLELMVKMLQQLGELHPQAIKDMLKGENPFESKLRKVNRNAIVYGRSGKPITPRTRNQKKLVELADINDLVFAIGPAGTGKTYTAVAMAVRALKQNIVKRIILTRPAVEAGENLGFLPGDLKDKIDPYLRPLYDALDDMILPDKLNYFMQNRIIEVAPLAFMRGRTLDDAFVILDEAQNTTEMQLKMFLTRLGPNAKCIITGDLSQIDLPRKQQSGLIRALRILKGVDGIGQLYLDASDVVRHRLVKEIIHAYDRDDAAQESRREDWRRKKEDERNNDPY; encoded by the coding sequence ATGGCAACTAGCGAAATCCTATTCATCCTCGAGAATGTAGAGCTGATTGATTTTTACGGACAAAACGATAGCAAACTCGCTTTGCTGCAAGCCAGCTATCCCGACCTAAAAATTACGCCCCGAGGCAATACCGTCCGCATTAGCGGAGAAAAACAAAGGGTGCAAGAGGTAAAACATAAACTAGAGCTGATGGTCAAAATGCTCCAGCAATTAGGCGAGCTGCACCCACAGGCAATTAAAGATATGCTCAAAGGAGAAAATCCCTTCGAGAGCAAATTGCGCAAGGTCAATCGCAATGCAATTGTATATGGCCGCTCTGGAAAACCCATTACCCCGCGTACCCGCAACCAAAAGAAATTAGTCGAATTGGCCGATATTAACGACCTGGTCTTTGCGATCGGGCCAGCCGGAACAGGAAAAACCTATACGGCTGTGGCTATGGCCGTCCGCGCCCTCAAGCAAAATATCGTCAAAAGAATTATTCTCACTCGGCCCGCTGTAGAAGCTGGCGAAAATCTAGGCTTTTTACCCGGCGACCTCAAAGATAAGATCGATCCTTATCTACGCCCCCTCTATGATGCCCTAGATGATATGATTCTGCCCGATAAGCTCAATTACTTTATGCAAAACCGCATTATTGAGGTGGCCCCTCTCGCCTTTATGCGAGGCCGCACCCTAGATGATGCCTTCGTGATTTTGGATGAGGCCCAAAATACCACAGAAATGCAGCTCAAAATGTTTTTGACCCGCCTGGGCCCCAATGCAAAATGTATCATTACTGGCGACCTCTCTCAAATTGACTTGCCCAGAAAACAACAGTCTGGCCTGATTCGAGCTCTACGCATCCTTAAAGGCGTAGACGGTATTGGCCAACTTTATCTGGATGCTAGCGATGTGGTCCGCCACCGTCTCGTTAAGGAAATTATTCATGCCTATGACCGAGATGATGCCGCCCAAGAAAGCCGCCGAGAAGATTGGCGACGAAAAAAAGAAGATGAGCGAAATAATGACCCTTATTAA
- the mfd gene encoding transcription-repair coupling factor, giving the protein MNFKTLLQAYRKSEKLADICQTLQKKENQKVQLKGLYGSQKAFFLYALYLKTERPILVLANDKEEAAYLQSDLQHISEREEILFFPDSFRRPQGFDKLDRASVLQRTEAVSKLLDASSIPPFMVSYPEAIFEQVVAPEQLAENAIKIKVGEDLDRKFLVEILTEYGFNYVDFVYEPGQYALRGGIIDIFSYGHELPYRLELFDEEVESIRSFDPSSQLSTKKMAFVTIVPNVNTQFKKEQKTDLFSILPKELLICAEDVQLLLDRLQDCFEKAQLLSAQLQEQEQYERIEEIGLLDEQAFVFPRHIMDQLANKRLVEFAHTPFYKKSPSFSFQGSLQPRFGKNFERLIEQLRENTQQGITNCILVENPKQIERFYSIFEDLRAHVKWHPIQKTVHKGFVDQELKMACYTDHEIFERFHKYKTKRGFDRNMALKMKAINELQPGDYVTHIDHGVGKFAGLQNIELNGKQQESVKLVYDGGDILYVSIQSLHKISKYVGKDGKPPSVHKLGSNAWANTKKKTKKKIKALAFDLIKLYAKRKSTQGIQFPPDGYLQNELEASFIYEDTPDQAKATEAVKEDMMKPYPMDRLICGDVGFGKTEIAVRAAFKAVVAGKQVAILVPTTILALQHAQTFRKRLGQFDVQVEYINRFRTTKEKKEIYERLKANKIDILIGTHAILNKKVQFADLGLLIIDEEQKFGVASKEKLRNIKVNVDTLTLTATPIPRTLQFSLMAARDLSVINTPPPNRQPIHTELRTFNAELIQEAIEQEVSRGGQVFFIHNRVKSLEDMAAMLRQMMPNLDVAVAHGQMEPAQLEKRLMNFIQGYNEVLVCTNIIETGLDIANANTIIINNAHHFGLSDLHQLRGRVGRSNKKAYCYLLAPPLSVLSSDSRKRLQTLEQFAELGSGIHIAMRDLDIRGAGNILGGEQSGFIVNMGYETYQKILNETIQELKQGEYKELFKEEMEKKREFVQDVIIELDEEMLIPSDYVPIISERLALYQKMDELENEADIKSFSEKMIDRFGPLPEQVKQLFEALRLRWIARSLGFERLHFKGKKLRCYFISKQDSPFYESDYFLRILDYIQKHSDHRFFLKQSPKHLILICEGLRNLHAAKSILKELAEAVD; this is encoded by the coding sequence ATGAACTTTAAGACCTTACTCCAAGCCTATCGCAAATCGGAAAAGCTCGCCGATATTTGTCAAACTCTCCAAAAAAAGGAGAACCAAAAAGTACAGCTCAAGGGACTCTATGGCTCGCAAAAAGCCTTTTTTCTCTATGCGCTTTACCTCAAAACAGAACGGCCTATACTCGTTCTCGCCAATGATAAGGAAGAGGCCGCCTATCTGCAATCTGACCTGCAGCATATTAGCGAAAGAGAGGAGATCCTCTTTTTTCCCGACTCCTTCCGCCGCCCCCAAGGCTTTGATAAATTAGACCGCGCTAGCGTTTTGCAAAGAACCGAGGCCGTGAGTAAACTGCTGGATGCCAGCAGCATTCCCCCTTTTATGGTCTCTTATCCAGAAGCCATTTTTGAGCAGGTGGTCGCCCCCGAACAACTGGCCGAAAATGCCATCAAAATTAAGGTAGGCGAAGATTTGGACCGCAAATTCTTGGTCGAAATCCTTACCGAATATGGCTTCAATTATGTCGATTTTGTCTACGAACCCGGCCAATATGCCCTGCGTGGCGGCATTATCGATATTTTCTCCTATGGACATGAACTGCCCTACCGCCTAGAGCTCTTTGATGAAGAGGTGGAAAGTATCCGCTCTTTTGACCCTAGCTCTCAACTATCTACCAAAAAGATGGCTTTTGTCACTATTGTGCCAAATGTCAATACTCAATTTAAGAAGGAGCAGAAAACCGACCTCTTTAGTATTCTCCCCAAGGAGCTGCTCATTTGTGCAGAAGATGTTCAGCTCCTTTTGGACCGCCTGCAAGATTGCTTCGAAAAAGCACAGCTCCTCTCGGCCCAACTTCAAGAACAGGAACAATATGAACGCATAGAGGAAATTGGCCTGCTAGACGAACAAGCCTTTGTTTTTCCCCGCCATATTATGGACCAACTGGCCAATAAGCGCTTAGTAGAATTTGCCCATACTCCTTTCTATAAAAAAAGCCCAAGCTTTAGTTTTCAAGGGAGCCTGCAACCCCGCTTTGGCAAAAACTTCGAGCGCCTGATTGAGCAGCTCAGAGAAAATACACAACAGGGCATTACCAATTGTATCTTAGTCGAAAACCCCAAGCAGATCGAACGCTTTTATAGCATTTTTGAAGATTTGCGCGCTCATGTAAAATGGCACCCTATCCAAAAGACCGTGCATAAGGGCTTTGTGGACCAAGAACTGAAGATGGCTTGCTATACCGATCACGAAATCTTTGAGCGCTTCCATAAGTATAAAACAAAAAGAGGCTTTGATCGCAATATGGCCCTCAAGATGAAGGCCATCAATGAACTGCAACCTGGCGATTATGTTACGCATATTGACCATGGAGTGGGCAAGTTTGCTGGCCTGCAAAATATTGAGCTCAATGGCAAACAACAGGAGTCGGTCAAATTGGTCTATGATGGCGGAGATATTCTCTATGTCAGCATTCAATCGCTACACAAAATCTCTAAATATGTGGGCAAAGACGGCAAGCCGCCTTCGGTCCATAAACTAGGCAGTAATGCCTGGGCCAATACCAAGAAAAAGACCAAGAAGAAAATTAAAGCCTTGGCCTTTGACCTGATTAAGCTCTACGCCAAACGCAAATCTACCCAAGGCATTCAGTTTCCCCCCGATGGCTATTTGCAAAATGAATTAGAGGCTTCTTTTATCTATGAAGATACCCCCGATCAAGCCAAAGCCACCGAGGCCGTCAAAGAAGATATGATGAAGCCCTACCCCATGGACCGCCTCATTTGTGGCGATGTGGGCTTTGGCAAAACAGAGATTGCCGTTCGTGCTGCCTTTAAGGCGGTGGTGGCGGGCAAACAGGTGGCTATTTTGGTCCCAACCACTATTCTCGCCCTCCAACATGCCCAAACCTTCAGAAAGCGATTGGGCCAATTTGATGTGCAAGTAGAGTATATCAACCGATTTAGAACGACCAAAGAGAAAAAGGAAATTTACGAGCGCCTCAAAGCCAATAAAATTGATATCCTGATTGGCACCCACGCCATTCTCAACAAAAAGGTCCAATTTGCCGATCTCGGCTTGCTCATTATTGATGAAGAGCAGAAGTTTGGGGTGGCCTCCAAAGAAAAACTCCGCAATATTAAGGTCAATGTAGATACCCTGACCCTAACCGCCACGCCCATTCCCCGTACCTTACAGTTCTCTCTCATGGCCGCCCGAGATCTCTCGGTCATCAATACGCCGCCGCCCAACCGCCAGCCCATTCATACGGAGTTGCGGACCTTCAATGCGGAGCTGATTCAAGAAGCCATTGAGCAGGAAGTGAGCCGAGGCGGGCAGGTCTTTTTCATCCATAACCGAGTAAAGAGCCTAGAAGATATGGCCGCTATGCTCCGCCAAATGATGCCTAATCTGGATGTGGCCGTGGCCCATGGCCAAATGGAGCCCGCCCAACTCGAAAAGCGGCTGATGAACTTTATTCAGGGCTATAATGAGGTCCTTGTTTGTACCAATATTATCGAAACGGGTCTCGATATCGCCAATGCCAATACCATTATTATCAATAATGCCCACCATTTTGGCCTCAGCGATTTGCATCAGTTGAGGGGCCGAGTGGGCCGCTCCAACAAAAAGGCCTATTGCTACCTTTTGGCCCCTCCCCTTTCGGTCCTGAGCTCCGACTCTCGCAAGCGCCTCCAAACCCTAGAGCAGTTTGCCGAATTGGGCAGCGGGATCCACATTGCTATGCGCGATCTCGATATTCGGGGGGCCGGAAATATTCTGGGCGGCGAGCAAAGCGGCTTTATTGTCAATATGGGCTATGAAACCTACCAAAAGATTCTGAACGAGACCATTCAGGAGCTCAAGCAGGGCGAGTACAAGGAGCTCTTTAAGGAGGAGATGGAGAAAAAGCGGGAATTTGTCCAGGATGTCATCATTGAACTAGATGAAGAGATGCTCATCCCCTCGGATTATGTGCCCATTATCAGCGAGCGCTTGGCCCTTTACCAAAAGATGGATGAGCTAGAAAACGAGGCCGATATTAAGTCCTTTAGCGAGAAGATGATTGACCGTTTTGGTCCCTTGCCCGAACAGGTCAAGCAGTTGTTTGAGGCCTTGCGCCTGCGTTGGATAGCCCGCTCTTTGGGCTTTGAGCGCCTACATTTTAAGGGCAAAAAGCTCCGTTGCTACTTCATCAGTAAGCAGGATTCGCCTTTTTATGAAAGCGATTATTTCTTGCGTATTTTGGATTATATCCAAAAGCATAGCGACCACCGTTTTTTCCTCAAGCAGAGTCCCAAGCACCTCATTCTCATCTGCGAGGGTTTGCGCAATCTCCATGCGGCCAAATCTATCTTGAAGGAGTTGGCGGAGGCGGTAGATTAG
- a CDS encoding DUF7619 domain-containing protein produces the protein MNWKRFYLSLSFLLAFLGSGELMAQCGNFRVYAYPDSSTCPAQFVQAYTSGGQAPYTYQWSTGATTNFIATPSLGTYSVTVQDANGCTTTDTIVVNTFSLTASVFDASCGNNNGQIQLSVSGSGPYDLRWYNANWQYVGSGMTLANVPAGSYTVQAYDSTTQCYESQTYTVGGGNGPQATIFPDTASCPVNTLFAGASAGTAPYTYHWSNGATTSSIANLAAAQNYSLVVIDANGCADTTNYYIDTLCNQQPPCNISILMLDDSIGCPANWVHAMPSGGTAPYSYAWSNGQTTASISNLVAGFNYMVTVTDAAGCTASTNYYVDTTNCNQQQPCNISIFISEDSIGCPANWVHAMPSGGTSPYSYAWSNGQTTASISNLVAGFNYMVTVTDAAGCTASTNYYVDTTNCNQQPVCNMQAYTYSQGCPADTLSAYVWNGAAPYTYSWSTGLTVTTQNNIHDAYAVNGAGLYSLTVTDANGCTAVSSVQVNSQAPMQVGYTINDASCGQNDGAIDLTVSGGDGMYMYSWSNNVSNGWQEDQSNLAPGFYSVYVYDSSGCSVYLDSLIVNGSGTINPSMTPANCVDSLGAIALNPTGFSNPQFVWNTGDTGPNLNNLASGVYTVTITDDSCQTARTFFLDQDSSCAIMIAGRVTDNTAGATCAQGTAEAFRLVRLQPAGIITTTNQYGYYQFTVTQTGNYTVELLPDGVSSQLCPAANINVNAANVGGYYGGNDFVVTHPPVNDLRVNLVHYSTSTPGFDLYTYVYYCNDGNTTQNATITVDYDSQLEFNSTAMNPNYANATYYSYSNAMMTSHDAVNNNITFTANNLGAGECGLIRIYLSTPTTVALGNQVANSVAITPISGDATPANNTDVDSLIVVGSWDPNEIVLRPTRSGDPRGQAEIFEQDDVLDYTIHFQNLGTAPAYTVVVRDTLDASFDMSSLRNLQFSHPATMTVENGNILVFTFNNINLPDADSDEPGSHGFINYSIDRDPNLPLGSVIPNKAAIYFDFNAPVITNLSEAIISSPTSTRQVELLNTSFKVFPNPSQGQYFVSFEQNQTQDLHLQVYNMQGQLLLEKTQADAPTSGQMSFDLSNFPAAHYLLRINGQDQLIQKQ, from the coding sequence ATGAATTGGAAAAGATTTTATCTCAGTTTAAGTTTTCTGTTGGCCTTTTTGGGCAGCGGAGAGCTTATGGCCCAATGTGGTAACTTTCGGGTATATGCCTATCCCGATAGTTCTACTTGCCCTGCTCAATTTGTTCAGGCCTATACCTCTGGTGGGCAAGCCCCTTACACCTATCAGTGGAGCACAGGCGCCACTACTAATTTTATTGCCACCCCCAGCTTAGGGACCTATAGTGTAACGGTGCAAGATGCCAATGGTTGTACCACTACCGACACTATTGTGGTCAATACCTTTAGCCTAACGGCTAGCGTTTTTGATGCTAGCTGTGGAAACAATAACGGCCAAATTCAATTGTCGGTCTCTGGCTCTGGCCCCTATGACCTACGCTGGTACAATGCCAACTGGCAGTATGTGGGCTCAGGCATGACGCTCGCTAATGTTCCTGCCGGCAGCTATACCGTACAAGCGTATGATAGCACCACACAATGCTACGAAAGCCAAACCTATACGGTAGGTGGAGGCAATGGCCCTCAGGCAACAATTTTTCCCGATACCGCCAGCTGTCCGGTAAATACACTTTTTGCTGGCGCTTCTGCAGGTACAGCCCCCTATACTTACCATTGGAGCAATGGGGCTACAACTAGCTCTATTGCTAACCTAGCCGCCGCTCAAAATTATAGCTTAGTTGTTATTGATGCCAATGGTTGTGCCGATACGACCAACTATTATATTGATACCCTTTGCAATCAACAACCACCCTGTAATATCTCTATCTTGATGCTGGACGATAGCATTGGCTGCCCCGCTAACTGGGTGCATGCTATGCCCTCTGGCGGAACAGCTCCTTATTCTTATGCTTGGTCTAATGGACAAACAACGGCAAGCATTAGTAACCTAGTTGCAGGATTTAACTATATGGTCACGGTAACCGATGCCGCAGGCTGTACCGCTTCTACTAATTATTATGTAGATACGACCAACTGTAATCAGCAGCAGCCCTGTAACATCTCTATCTTTATATCGGAAGATAGCATTGGCTGCCCCGCTAACTGGGTGCATGCTATGCCTTCTGGCGGAACATCTCCTTATTCTTATGCTTGGTCTAATGGACAAACAACAGCAAGCATTAGTAACCTAGTTGCAGGATTTAACTATATGGTCACGGTAACCGATGCCGCAGGCTGTACCGCTTCTACTAATTATTATGTAGATACAACCAACTGTAATCAACAACCTGTCTGCAATATGCAGGCCTATACCTATAGCCAAGGTTGTCCCGCCGATACACTTTCTGCTTATGTATGGAATGGCGCCGCCCCTTATACTTATAGCTGGAGCACCGGACTCACCGTCACTACACAGAATAATATCCATGATGCTTATGCCGTAAATGGAGCAGGCTTGTATAGCCTAACCGTAACTGATGCCAATGGCTGTACAGCCGTAAGCTCAGTACAAGTCAATAGCCAAGCGCCTATGCAAGTAGGCTATACTATTAACGATGCTTCTTGTGGCCAAAATGATGGCGCCATTGATTTGACGGTAAGCGGAGGCGATGGCATGTATATGTATAGCTGGTCCAATAATGTAAGTAACGGCTGGCAAGAAGACCAAAGCAACCTAGCCCCTGGCTTCTACTCTGTTTATGTTTATGATAGCTCTGGCTGCTCGGTTTATCTAGATAGCCTAATCGTAAACGGTAGCGGAACGATCAACCCCAGCATGACGCCCGCCAACTGTGTGGATTCTCTAGGCGCTATTGCCCTAAATCCCACTGGCTTTAGCAATCCTCAGTTTGTTTGGAATACTGGCGACACTGGCCCCAACTTGAATAACCTCGCTTCTGGGGTATATACGGTAACCATTACCGATGATAGCTGCCAAACTGCACGTACCTTCTTCCTCGATCAAGATTCTAGCTGTGCTATCATGATCGCTGGACGAGTAACCGATAATACCGCTGGCGCTACTTGTGCCCAAGGTACTGCCGAGGCTTTCCGCCTTGTTCGCCTACAACCCGCTGGTATTATCACAACAACTAACCAATACGGCTACTATCAGTTTACTGTAACGCAAACCGGAAACTATACGGTAGAGCTTCTACCCGATGGCGTAAGTAGCCAACTCTGCCCCGCCGCCAATATTAACGTCAATGCCGCTAATGTGGGAGGCTATTATGGTGGAAACGATTTTGTGGTCACGCATCCCCCCGTCAATGACCTTCGTGTGAATTTGGTCCACTATAGTACCTCTACTCCTGGTTTTGACCTCTATACTTATGTCTACTACTGCAATGATGGAAATACTACCCAAAATGCAACGATCACGGTAGATTATGATAGCCAACTAGAGTTTAACTCTACGGCCATGAACCCCAACTATGCTAATGCTACTTACTATAGCTATAGCAATGCAATGATGACGTCTCATGATGCCGTAAATAACAATATTACCTTTACCGCCAATAACTTGGGCGCTGGAGAATGTGGACTTATCCGCATCTACCTAAGCACACCCACTACAGTGGCCCTAGGTAATCAAGTAGCCAATAGCGTAGCCATTACCCCCATCTCTGGCGATGCTACTCCCGCTAATAATACAGATGTAGACAGCCTAATTGTAGTGGGATCTTGGGATCCTAACGAGATCGTTCTTCGCCCAACTCGCTCTGGCGACCCCCGCGGACAAGCCGAAATCTTTGAACAAGATGATGTTTTGGACTATACGATCCATTTCCAAAACCTAGGTACTGCCCCCGCTTATACCGTGGTGGTCCGCGATACCCTAGATGCTAGCTTTGATATGAGTAGCCTACGCAATCTACAGTTCTCTCATCCCGCTACAATGACGGTTGAAAACGGAAATATCCTCGTATTTACTTTCAACAATATCAATCTCCCCGATGCCGATAGTGATGAGCCTGGCAGCCATGGATTTATCAATTATAGCATCGACAGAGACCCTAACTTGCCCTTAGGCTCTGTAATTCCCAACAAGGCGGCGATCTACTTTGACTTTAATGCGCCCGTAATCACTAACCTTAGTGAGGCCATTATTTCTAGCCCCACTAGTACTCGCCAAGTCGAATTGCTCAACACTAGCTTCAAGGTGTTCCCTAACCCCAGCCAGGGCCAATACTTTGTCAGCTTTGAGCAAAACCAAACCCAAGACCTGCATCTTCAGGTCTACAATATGCAGGGCCAACTCTTGCTAGAAAAAACTCAGGCCGATGCCCCCACATCTGGTCAAATGAGCTTTGATCTTAGCAATTTCCCTGCAGCTCACTATTTGCTCCGTATCAATGGCCAAGACCAATTGATCCAAAAGCAATAG